GCTGGAGGCCGCCGGGGCGGAGCTGTTCCTGGTGGACGACGGGGGCGTGATGATGGTCGCCGTCGCGGACGCGGGGCAGGGCGTGACGCCCGCGGGGCGCCGCCAGGTGGACTCGCGGGGCCCGTCCTTCCTGGGGCGGGTGGCCCGCTCGGAGGAGCCGCTCGTGCTCGCCCAGGCGCACGGGCTGGCGGAGGCGGAGCGCGAGGGGTTGCATGCGGAGGGCTGGAGCACCCTGCTGGGCCTGCGCCTGTGGCCCCACGGCGAGCTGATGGGCGTGCTGTGCGTGGGCTTCGCGGAGGCCCGTCCGGTGCCGCCGCAGACCAAGCGCTTCCTGGAGACGCTGGTGGAGTACCTCTCCGGCATCCTGGACCGGGCCCTGCTGCTGGGGAGGCTCAACGCGGCCCACCGGCGGCTGGAGACGTCGGAGACGCGCTACCGGCTGGCGAGCCAGGCCTCCTCTGATTCCGTCTGGGATTGGGACCTGACCACGCAGGAGGTGACCTGGAGCGGGGGCGTGCAGGACCTGCTCGGCTTCGCGCCGAAGGAGACGGGGGGAACGGCGTCCTGGTGGGTGGGGCGCATCCACCCGGAGGACCGCGAGCGCGTGGAGCACGGCATCCACGCGGTCATCCAGGGCACGCAGGCGCGCTGGCAGGACACGTACCGGTTCCAGGACCGCCAGGGTGGCTACGTGCGCGTGCTGGACACGGGCGTCGTCACGCGCGACGCGCAGGGCCGGGGCGTGCGGATGGTGGGCGCCATGCAGGACATCACCGACCGGTGGGAGACGGAGACCGGGCGCGAGCGGCTGCTCCAGGAGGCCCAGACGGCGCGCGTCCAGGCGGACCGGGAGCTCAGCCGCCTCAACACGCTGCTGCACCAGGCGCCCGTCGCGCTCGCCATCCTCCAGGGCCCCGCGCACGTCGTGGAGCTGGCCAACCCGCGCATCTGTGAGCTCTGGGGTCGCACGCTCCCGCGGATGCTGCACCGCCCGGTGATGGAGGCGCTGCCGGAGGTGCGGGGCCAGGGCCTGCTGGAGCTGCTGGACCAGGTGTTCACGACGGGCAGCCCCTTCGTGGGCAACGAGGTGCCCGTGAGCCTGGCGCGGGCGCCAGGAGGCGCGCTGGAGGACGTGTACTTCAACTTCGTCTACCAGCCGCTGCTGGGGACGGAAGGCGACGTCGAGGGCATCCTCGTCGTCGCCACCGACGTCACCGACGGGGTGCGGGCCCGGCAGCGGACGGAGGCGCTGGCGGCCACGCTGCACGCCAGCGAGGAGCGGCTGCGGCTGGCGCTGGACGCGGTGGACATGGGCAGCTGGGACGTCAATCCCCTGACGGGAGAGTCGTCCTGGGACGCGCGTTTCCGCGCGATGCTGGGACTGCCTGAGCACGGGGAGGTGTCGCTCGCGGAGGCCATGCAGTTCGTCCACGAGGAGGACCGGGCGAAGGTGGAGCAGGCGATGGCGGAGGCCAACATGCCGGGGGGCAGCGGGGAGTACGCGTGCGACTACCGCGTGAGGCTCCCTGGCGGGGACGGCGCGAAGGAGCGGTGGCTGTCCGGGCGCGGGCAGGTCCACTTCAGGCCGGACGGGCGGCCCGCGCGCTTCGTGGGCACGGCGCTGGACGTGACGGAGCGCAGGCGCGCGGAGGCGACGGCGCGGCAGCGCGCGGACTTCGAGCAGTACCTGGTGGGCATCGTGTCCCACGACCTGCGCAACCCCCTCAACGCCATCGTGCTGGGCACCACGTCGCTGCTGCGGCGCGATGAGCTGAACGAGCGCGCCACCAAGGCCGTCCTGCGCATCCAGGCCTCCGCGGAGCGGGCGGTGCGGATGATCCGCGACCTGCTCGACTTCACCCAGGCGCGGCTGGGCGGGGGCATCCCGGTGCAGTGCCAGGACCTGGACCTGACCGCGCTGGCGCGGCAGGTGGCGGAGGAGGTGCAGGTGAACTTCCCCGAGCGCGACCTCCAGACGGCCACGGCGGGGCGGGAGGCGCGCGGCTGCTGGGATCCAGACCGCATCGCGCAGGTGCTCACCAACCTGCTGGGCAACGCGCTGAAGTACTCACCGGAGGGCACGCCGGTGACGTTGCGCGTCCAGGACACGCCCCGGGACGCCATCCTGGAGGTCCACAACCAGGGAGACCCCATCCCGCCGGAGCTGCTCCGCCGCCTCTTCCAGCCGATGCAGCGCGGCGTGCCGGGCATGGACCGCACGACGCGCAGCGTGGGGCTGGGGCTCTACATCGTGCAGAACATCGTCCAGGCGCACGGCGGCACCATCGACGTGACGTCCACGAAGGAGGCGGGGACGACCTTCACGGTGAGGCTGCCCCACGACAGGATGGGGCAGGCGGCCAGGGGGTAGGGCCTTGTCCGGGCCGCCCCAGGCCCCCGGCAGCCGGCCGAGCACGCGGGGCCGGGCCGCGTCCCGCCCGGACGGCGAGTGCCTACGCTTGGGCATGGCCATGCATTCGCCGTTGGAGGACACGACAGCCAGTCCCTGGGTGGACGTGACGGTGCCGGTGCGCGACGGGATGGTGCACTGGCCGGACAACCCGCCCATCCAGGTGCGCCCCCACCTGGACCTGGCGAAGGGGGATGCGGCCAACGTGTCGCACCTGTCGCTGGGCGTGCACTCAGGCACCCACGTGGACGCGCCCGTGCACTTCATCCCGGGGGGCCTGGGCGTGGACGCGCTGCCGCTCGACCGGCTCCTGGGGGACGTGCGGGTGCTGGCGCTGCCCGGGGGGCCGGCCATCACGGCGGAGGCGCTGCGGGAGCACGCGCCGCGACGGGGTGAGCGATTGCTGTTCAAGACAGCCAATTCCCGGGGCCGCTGGGACGCGTCCGACTTCCAGCCGGGCTTCACGTACCTGTCGAGCGACGGGGCGCGCTTCCTGGTGGAGGCGGGGGTGCGCACGGTGGGCATCGACTACCTGTCCATCGCCGGCATGGAGGAGGGGGAGCTGACGCACCGGCTCCTGCTGGAGGCGGGGGTGTGCATCATTGAAGGGCTGGACCTGACGCGGGTGGAGCCCGGCCCGCACGAGATGGTGTGTCTGCCTTTGCGACTCGCGAACGGGGACGGGGCTCCGGCGCGGGTGCTCCTGCGCTCACGGACGTCCCCGCCGACGAATGGATGAACAGGAGAGCCACCATAGAAAGCCGTCGCCGTGTTCCCCGGCACCCGCGAGGTGCGCATCATCGACCAGCCCCAGCCCCCGGTGGTGAAGGGGACGGGGTGCTCTTGCGGGTGCGGGAGGTGGGCATCTGCGGCACGGACCGGGAGATCGCCGCGTTCGAGTACGGCGCCCCGCCCCCGGGCGAGGACCACCTGGTCATCGGACACGAGGCGCTGGGGATGTTGCTGCACCGCACGGGCATCAAGGAAGTGGTGCGGCTGGCGTGGAACTGAGGGCGCTCACGTAGGAGCGGCTTCGGGCGCGGTGAGGGGGTAGAGCGTCCGGAGCTGGATGCGGTGATGGTAGGCCGCGAGATACGGCTTGCCGTCAATCAGGATGGCGACCTGACGGGGAGGCTCGGGCTGCTCGCGAAGCCAGGCTTCCGCCTCCTCGCGGGTGGAGAACGCGGCCACGGGGGTGGCTGCCTTTTCCCACATGTCTCGCAAGTAGAACTTGAGGATGGGACTGGAGAGCAGCCTGCGGGTCTTCAGCTCTGGTAGGTCCATCACGTAGAAGTACTCGCCCGCGACCAGCACGGACGCCCGGTCTGGCACCGGGGACTGCGCCATCAATCACGCGTCCGCTTCCGCCCGGGTGTCGAAGGCAGCGAACACGAACGGGGGTTCTTCTTCCTCGATGCCCTGGCGGTATGCCCGGAAGGCCTGGGATTGGCCCATGGCATGGATGAACTGGAGCGCGTCAACCGCCGCCAGCAGTCGCTCCTTGTCCTCCTCGGATTGGGAGTCCCCGATGAGCCGCCCCAGCAGTTCCTGCGGCTCAAAGGACAGATTCTCGTGTTTCAAGGTATGGCCCCCATCACGACCGTCTCATGGGCGCTGTTCACACCACCGGCGTCGGCAGGTGCAGCACGCTGCCGCGCGGGAAGGCTCCCACGTCCTTCTGGAACGCATTCAGCAACGGGGCCGTGCCCGCGAGCGCCTTCTGGAACTCCGCCGCCGCCTCGGGGCCACCGTAGTGCCCGCCCAGCTCCGTGGCGCGAGCCTGGAGATCCGCCTCCACCTCCTCAGCCGTCGCGTAGCGCTCCGCGGGGTCGCGCTGGAGCAGGCGGTGGAGGATGGCGCGCAGGGCCGGTGACAACCGGAACATCAACGACTCGATGTCCTCGGGCCGGTACGCGGCGGCATGCGTGACGATGTTGCCGTAGTCTTCCGTGAACCGCCCCGCCTGCTCCGCCACCATCATCCCCTGAAACACCCGCTGCCCATCCGCTTCCGTCAGCCGCGCCTCCAGGTCCCCCATCAGCGCACGCGGGAGGCTGTAGAGGTGCAGGCTCGTCGCCAGCTCCAGCAGCATGAGCCCCAGCGAGAACAGGTCCGAGCGCGCATCCGCGGCCTCGCCGAACAACACCTCCGGAGCACCGTAGAACGCCTGTCCATGCGGACGCGTGATGCTGGACGGCACCCTACCCGGCAGCCGTGAGAAGGCATCTCCCAGGTCCGTGAGCACCAACGTCCCGTCCGGCGTGAACCGCAGGCCCTGCGGATGCAGGTCGCGGTGCACGAAGCCCAATGGCAGACCCCGCTCATCCGCGTGCCCATGCAGGAACGCAAGCAGGGACGCCAACTGGAGCCCTACGTGCAACAGGAAGGCTTCGGAGTACGCATGCACATACACCAGCGGCAGCAACGACACGTCATCCAACGTGTAGCCGGGGACATGCTCCCATTCGAGGTACAGGACGCCCGCCGCTTCATGCCCGCCGTTCAGCCGGGCGATGCGCGGGTGCTGAAACAACCGCGCGAGCTTGACCGTCTCCTGCATCCGCACGCGAGGGTCTCGCAGGCCCGACACCCGCCGCCCATCCAGGGGCAGCGCCTGGAGGAACACCGGCACGGGTTCACGCCCGGGCTGCCGCCGGATGGCGATGAGCTGCTGCTCCCCGTGGCTGCTTCGCCGCAACACCCGCACCAGCTCGAAGGACCTGGAGCCCGTCTTGAACAGCACTTCGGGAGGGGGAGGATTCACCGTCCTGGAAGGACTCATGCCGTGCGGGCTCCTTGCCATCCACGCGGACTCAGGCATCCGGGGAGAACAAGGGCAAACTACCCTCTACGTTACCTGGGAGTGGAGGACCCAGCGGGTCCTATTAGGTTAATTTCAAGACCCGGCGCGTTCCACCAGTACGACTCATGGGAAGGCGTGCACGACACGGTAGGCCCAGGTGCGTGGCATCCTGACCGCGCCAGCCTTGGAGCCCGGAAGCCACTCCCCGCCATCAAGGTTGCCATAGACGAGGCACACCGGGATGACGCGTCGGTCCGGCAGCTCCGCCCGGGTGTAGCGGCCCGTCACCCTGCCTCCGCCCGTCC
The DNA window shown above is from Corallococcus soli and carries:
- a CDS encoding alcohol dehydrogenase catalytic domain-containing protein; the encoded protein is MLLRVREVGICGTDREIAAFEYGAPPPGEDHLVIGHEALGMLLHRTGIKEVVRLAWN
- a CDS encoding cyclase family protein: MAMHSPLEDTTASPWVDVTVPVRDGMVHWPDNPPIQVRPHLDLAKGDAANVSHLSLGVHSGTHVDAPVHFIPGGLGVDALPLDRLLGDVRVLALPGGPAITAEALREHAPRRGERLLFKTANSRGRWDASDFQPGFTYLSSDGARFLVEAGVRTVGIDYLSIAGMEEGELTHRLLLEAGVCIIEGLDLTRVEPGPHEMVCLPLRLANGDGAPARVLLRSRTSPPTNG
- a CDS encoding protein kinase domain-containing protein; this encodes MSPSRTVNPPPPEVLFKTGSRSFELVRVLRRSSHGEQQLIAIRRQPGREPVPVFLQALPLDGRRVSGLRDPRVRMQETVKLARLFQHPRIARLNGGHEAAGVLYLEWEHVPGYTLDDVSLLPLVYVHAYSEAFLLHVGLQLASLLAFLHGHADERGLPLGFVHRDLHPQGLRFTPDGTLVLTDLGDAFSRLPGRVPSSITRPHGQAFYGAPEVLFGEAADARSDLFSLGLMLLELATSLHLYSLPRALMGDLEARLTEADGQRVFQGMMVAEQAGRFTEDYGNIVTHAAAYRPEDIESLMFRLSPALRAILHRLLQRDPAERYATAEEVEADLQARATELGGHYGGPEAAAEFQKALAGTAPLLNAFQKDVGAFPRGSVLHLPTPVV
- a CDS encoding PAS domain-containing protein codes for the protein MNLIADLIEANLDVLVRRFVEETRGRESSQGLKPSEIITTLPEYLRVVAAICRHGPTPEHLETRTRLEEAHINLRLRVGATQEDATDEYTLLGQLIPRLWDDLRDAERPAARDLQCLFHQLEEAMDHVVLLFSGYSLEDRQREKRFLRQLDALAPRSLEAHEDAHARLKPLVDVVVRALEAAGAELFLVDDGGVMMVAVADAGQGVTPAGRRQVDSRGPSFLGRVARSEEPLVLAQAHGLAEAEREGLHAEGWSTLLGLRLWPHGELMGVLCVGFAEARPVPPQTKRFLETLVEYLSGILDRALLLGRLNAAHRRLETSETRYRLASQASSDSVWDWDLTTQEVTWSGGVQDLLGFAPKETGGTASWWVGRIHPEDRERVEHGIHAVIQGTQARWQDTYRFQDRQGGYVRVLDTGVVTRDAQGRGVRMVGAMQDITDRWETETGRERLLQEAQTARVQADRELSRLNTLLHQAPVALAILQGPAHVVELANPRICELWGRTLPRMLHRPVMEALPEVRGQGLLELLDQVFTTGSPFVGNEVPVSLARAPGGALEDVYFNFVYQPLLGTEGDVEGILVVATDVTDGVRARQRTEALAATLHASEERLRLALDAVDMGSWDVNPLTGESSWDARFRAMLGLPEHGEVSLAEAMQFVHEEDRAKVEQAMAEANMPGGSGEYACDYRVRLPGGDGAKERWLSGRGQVHFRPDGRPARFVGTALDVTERRRAEATARQRADFEQYLVGIVSHDLRNPLNAIVLGTTSLLRRDELNERATKAVLRIQASAERAVRMIRDLLDFTQARLGGGIPVQCQDLDLTALARQVAEEVQVNFPERDLQTATAGREARGCWDPDRIAQVLTNLLGNALKYSPEGTPVTLRVQDTPRDAILEVHNQGDPIPPELLRRLFQPMQRGVPGMDRTTRSVGLGLYIVQNIVQAHGGTIDVTSTKEAGTTFTVRLPHDRMGQAARG